A single window of Nicotiana sylvestris chromosome 3, ASM39365v2, whole genome shotgun sequence DNA harbors:
- the LOC138888050 gene encoding uncharacterized protein, with amino-acid sequence MRQPTPPCTQCGRQDSEASLDVVIGILTIHSHAIYALIDPDSTFSYITPFIVGKLDMRSELLPQSVEVSTLVGDSIIANYVYRGCTVLINDHPTSIDLVELVMLDFDIIMGMDWLAACYANIDCRAKLVRFHFPGEPVLEWKGNAATPKGKFISYLRAVKFIAKGCIYHLVHVRDIDKELATLQSVPIVNEFPTVFPDELPGIPPKGKSISL; translated from the exons ATGAGACAACCTACTCCTCCATGTACTCAGTGCG GCCGACAGGATTCAGAGGCATCCCTAGATGTTGTCATAGGTATATTGACAATACATTCTCATGCCATTTATGCATTGATAGATCCCGactctacattttcatatattaCTCCATTTATTGTTGGTAAGCTTGACATGAGATCTGAGTTGTTGCCACAGTCAGTTGAGGTGTCTACGCTAGTTGGCGACTCTATTATAGCTAATTATGTCTATCGAGGTTGTACAGTGTTAATTAATGACCATCCAACCTCTATTGatttagttgaattggttatgcTAGACTTTGATATcattatgggtatggattggttggcagcttgttatgcTAATATTGATTGTCGTGCAAAGTTGGTCCGATTTCATTTTCCTGGTGAGCCTGTCCTTGAATGGAAAGGTAATGCAGCCACGCCCAAGGGTAAGTTTATTTCATACCTTAGGGCTGTGAAGTTTATTGCTAAAGGCTGTATATACCATCTGGTTCATGTCAGGGATATAGATAAGGAGCTAGCGACTCTTCAGTCGGTTcctattgtgaatgaattcccgACGGTATTCCCTGATGAGCTTCCAGGAATTCCCCCGAAAGGGAAATCGATTTCGCTATAG